The genomic stretch ACGCAACCGGAAAAGTGGCGATGTTGAATGCACGGGAAGTATCTGACAGCACGAAGTGATCAAGCACTTCCTAAATCCGTAAAACAAATTTCTAGACGTTGCGAATATCATTCCATCACACCATAATCGTTTGCAAAACATTTCCGCATTAATGATGCAATCATACAAGAAAAATCTGAAGAGCTAATTCACTGATGTCGGTTCTCGCAAAAATCGTTAAACAGACGTGACAATGATGAGCGAGACGAATGGTGCAATTGCACTTTGAGCACGTTCTCTCTTCAGCAAAGTGTGCCCCGGTCGTTGAGAACCGAGGAGCCGGGTTTCCCCCGTCGATTCTCCCACTACGAGAGATCTCGTTGGCAGCTATATAAGCTCAGCATATGTCACATTGGCCAGCATTGAGCCAGCCTCAAAGGTATCATACGTAAAACCAGAAGCAGCCGTGTGCGTCAAGTTTACAGATCAAGAACGCCAAGTGCGAGTTCCAGTCCGTTTCAAGTTCGTTGTTGAAAGTACGGTTGATTCAAAAACATGAATTCCAGCCTGGTCATTTTCCTCGTCATCGTCGCTTGCGTCTGCGGACTCGTCGTCGGTCTCCCTTCCGACTTTCGTTACCAGGGTGAGTTtccaaataaatatacatatatacatataccggggtcttgattaattaattgcgACGATAGAAGAGCGGTCCAGATTATCCCGACGGTTTGGAAGAGATCGTTGAGCATTTCGTTTCGGTGTATTTTGGTTTGGATAAACCGTGGCCAAGGGTTCATTTTCTTCTCTGAGGAATGAACCAAGACGAACCAGTTTATGACACTGGCGAATCGTTTTTCCGACCTCACTGTCAGTCACTTTCTGACAACGTATATTTCTTTTCCTCAGAATCGGAACCCGCGACAACCAAGGAGTCCTGTGACCTTCCAATGGTCACTGGTATATGCAGAGCCAGAATGCCGAGATGGGGTTACGACCCCGAGAAAAAGGACTGCGTGAGCTTTTACTACGGCGGTTGTTTCGGCAACGCGAATAATTTCTTGACCAAGGACGAGTGCCTGAACGCTTGCAAAGGTAAATTTCAAAACGTTTCTTCAATTCGTCCACAGCTGCGTCGTAACTCGATATTTTAACCATCGAGCAACGCTTTCATGCAAATTCATAATCGAGCAATAACATCGTGGTTTAAACCGAGTTTGAGACAACATCCCAAGAGAAggacgatttatttatttatttattttttgcccTAAATTGTTTCTCTTCTCGGTGAGAAGAAATTTGTATCTTTGTACCGGGAATGCTAATCGCTCGCgcgattgttattattatacgtccATAAATCTACCAGCAGTCGTATGATATACAAAACGACGCGCGACGAAGAGAGAGATTTTCCAAGGCTATTTTATTATCCGAATCTTCTCGTTCGAATTCTATGTATATTCATGGATACCGCGTCAATTCGTATATCTATAcatgcgtatgtatatacacatgctGTCTCTCATCTTTTATGGATGACTCCGAGCATGGTTGACACCTGACCACAACCACCACTTCTGTTGATACTGCAGCTAGGCGTTTGCTCAGCTTTCACTGCAGGCCAAACATCCACTACACCTTTATACACCGGTCATAATTAACATTGTGACAACGTTCACACCGATGTTCACCattcttttctcttcgtttGTTTCAGATAATTGATCACCCAATCGCACACAATTAATGCACATAGATTTACCGAAGCTATACAGGCAGTTGCTGCTTAATCACCCACCTGTAAATACCCGCTATATTAATAACGACGTTAGCATCGAGATAAAAGAAGAGCAGAAGAGACAACGATAGACGATAGACAAGAACAaagcaagaaaataaaataattagaaaataagaATTGTTATCCCACTGATtacgatttataaatattgttacCTATGAATGTATACATTCAAAATATGTTTGTTGAGTttgaataaaagaagaaagtaaaaaaaaaaatt from Neodiprion virginianus isolate iyNeoVirg1 chromosome 3, iyNeoVirg1.1, whole genome shotgun sequence encodes the following:
- the LOC124300593 gene encoding kappaPI-actitoxin-Avd3c-like, producing MNSSLVIFLVIVACVCGLVVGLPSDFRYQESEPATTKESCDLPMVTGICRARMPRWGYDPEKKDCVSFYYGGCFGNANNFLTKDECLNACKDN